One Punica granatum isolate Tunisia-2019 chromosome 3, ASM765513v2, whole genome shotgun sequence genomic window carries:
- the LOC116198484 gene encoding probable CCR4-associated factor 1 homolog 7 — protein MSVLSKSELIHIREVWNDNLEDEFVLIREIVDDYPYIAMDTEFPGMVLRPVGTFKSITEYNYQALKANVDLLKLIQLGLTFSDENGNLPTCGTDKYCIWQFNFREFNPDVDVYAHDSIELLSQSGIDFGKNNEKGVSVIRFSELLMSSGVVLNDSVHWVTFHSGYDFGYLLKVLTCQSLPSTQSAFFDHIRIFFPVLYDIKHLMKFSNSLHGGLNKVAELLEVQRVGICHQAGSDSLLTCSTFMKLKENYFGGAPEKYAGVLYGLGVDGGQNAY, from the coding sequence ATGTCTGTCTTGTCCAAGAGCGAACTGATTCACATCAGGGAAGTTTGGAATGACAATCTAGAGGATGAGTTCGTGCTGATTCGTGAGATTGTTGATGATTACCCTTACATTGCCATGGACACCGAGTTTCCTGGGATGGTTCTACGCCCAgttgggaccttcaagagcaTCACCGAGTATAACTACCAGGCACTGAAGGCCAATGTCGATCTCCTAAAGCTGATTCAACTGGGTCTTACTTTCTCCGATGAGAATGGGAACCTCCCAACTTGTGGGACCGATAAGTATTGCATTTGGCAGTTTAATTTCCGCGAGTTCAATCCCGACGTGGACGTCTATGCCCACGATTCCATTGAACTGTTATCTCAGAGCGGAATTGACTTCGGAAAGAACAATGAGAAGGGTGTTAGTGTGATCCGTTTCAGTGAGCTTCTGATGTCTTCGGGAGTTGTGTTGAATGACAGTGTTCATTGGGTTACCTTCCACAGCGGGTACGACTTTGGTTACTTACTCAAGGTTCTAACCTGCCAAAGCCTTCCCAGCACCCAGTCAGCTTTTTTCGATCACATCAGGATTTTCTTCCCAGTGCTTTATGATATCAAGCACCTAATGAAGTTCAGCAACAGCCTTCATGGTGGGTTGAACAAAGTAGCTGAGCTGTTGGAGGTCCAGCGAGTTGGGATTTGCCATCAAGCAGGTTCAGATAGTTTGCTGACTTGCTCTACGTTCATGAAACTGAAAGAGAACTACTTTGGTGGCGCACCTGAGAAGTATGCGGGGGTTTTGTACGGTCTTGGAGTCGATGGTGGACAGAATGCTTATTGA
- the LOC116198483 gene encoding replication termination factor 2, producing the protein MPSNSLEPLQRQIFVQFSEAQIPLQTLALSPTTSQTFHHLKLSLLPNPAQSSNFYFTLNGRTLDDSAPISRAPIANFSTLILHGKLRGGGGDGGATGAESRDCYLNMYAEKKPDKVDPNEQRLSKWLNCALSYEPLREPCVIDKLGNVFNKEALVEALLGKKLPKAFRHIRGLKDMMNIELSWIPGIEKGHGGTQFQCPITGLEFNGKYKFFALRGCGHVLSAKALKEVKSSSCLVCHEEFEESDRIVINGSEEEVAVLRERLEEERMKIKEKKPKKAKNGQVGDQIVGVKQKASAKGEGNGNGKADSNGSAKRFKAADLAPANANKEVYASLFTSSRKSNFKETFSCRSLPLGRN; encoded by the coding sequence ATGCCTTCCAATTCCCTTGAACCCCTTCAGCGTCAGATCTTCGTCCAATTTTCCGAAGCCCAAATCCCCCTTCAAACCCTAGCCCTAAGTCCGACGACATCCCAGACCTTCCACCACCTGAAGCTGTCCCTCTTGCCCAATCCAGCTCAATCGTCCAATTTCTACTTCACTCTCAATGGCAGAACTCTGGACGACTCAGCTCCAATTTCCAGGGCCCCAATTGCGAATTTTTCCACCTTGATTTTGCATGGCAAGCTCCGTGGAGGCGGCGGAGATGGAGGGGCCACCGGGGCCGAGTCCCGAGACTGTTACCTCAACATGTACGCGGAGAAGAAGCCCGACAAGGTCGACCCTAACGAGCAGCGGCTGTCGAAGTGGCTCAATTGTGCCCTGTCATATGAACCCTTGAGAGAGCCTTGCGTGATCGATAAATTGGGGAACGTTTTCAACAAGGAAGCCCTCGTGGAAGCTTTACTAGGGAAGAAATTGCCCAAGGCGTTCCGCCACATAAGGGGATTGAAGGATATGATGAATATCGAGCTCTCATGGATTCCGGGGATCGAAAAGGGTCATGGCGGAACACAGTTCCAGTGCCCGATTACAGGCCTCGAGTTCAATGGGAAGTACAAGTTCTTCGCTTTGAGAGGTTGCGGGCATGTGTTGAGTGCGAAAGCACTGAAGGAGGTGAAGTCCTCTTCATGCCTCGTGTGCCACGAGGAGTTCGAGGAATCTGACAGGATCGTGATCAACGGTAGTGAGGAGGAGGTCGCAGTGCTGAGAGAGAGGCTGGAGGAGGAGAGGATGAAGATCAAAGAGAAGAAGCCGAAGAAGGCGAAGAACGGACAAGTGGGCGATCAAATCGTCGGTGTTAAGCAGAAGGCTTCGGCCAAAGGAGAAGGGAATGGCAATGGGAAGGCTGACAGCAACGGTTCCGCGAAACGGTTCAAGGCGGCTGATTTGGCACCTGCGAATGCTAATAAAGAAGTGTATGCCTCGTTGTTTACGTCTTCGAGGAAATCCAATTTTAAGGAGACATTTAGCTGCAGGTCACTCCCACTCGGGAGGAACTGA